Proteins from a genomic interval of Leifsonia shinshuensis:
- a CDS encoding HD domain-containing protein codes for MRLADIPAPDSVAARAALELATEYHTPALLNHVLRSWLWAEGFATVEGLHGIDRELLYVSAVLHDIGIVPAFDNHTLAYEDAGGHVAKALTAGAGWPAARRTRAHEVIVRHNWPEVDPAFDPEGHLLEIATGLDISGARPDALPLEFRREVVTAFPRLTLAAEFTACVTDQAERKPDTAAQRIVAGGVAGKLQRNPLESLG; via the coding sequence ATGCGCCTCGCCGACATCCCCGCCCCCGACTCCGTCGCCGCCCGCGCCGCCCTCGAACTGGCCACCGAGTACCACACGCCCGCGCTGCTCAACCACGTGCTGCGGTCGTGGCTGTGGGCGGAGGGCTTCGCCACCGTCGAGGGACTCCACGGCATCGACCGCGAGCTGCTCTACGTGTCCGCCGTCCTGCACGACATCGGGATCGTCCCCGCCTTCGACAACCACACCCTCGCCTACGAGGACGCGGGCGGGCACGTCGCGAAGGCGCTCACCGCGGGGGCGGGCTGGCCCGCCGCGCGCCGGACCCGCGCGCACGAGGTGATCGTGCGGCACAACTGGCCGGAGGTCGACCCCGCGTTCGACCCGGAGGGTCACCTCCTGGAGATCGCGACCGGCCTGGACATCTCCGGAGCGCGGCCCGACGCGCTTCCGCTGGAGTTCCGCCGGGAGGTCGTGACGGCGTTCCCGCGGCTCACCCTGGCCGCCGAGTTCACGGCGTGCGTCACCGACCAGGCCGAGCGCAAGCCGGACACCGCCGCGCAGCGCATCGTGGCCGGCGGCGTCGCCGGCAAGCTGCAGCGGAACCCGCTGGAGTCGCTCGGCTGA
- a CDS encoding 3-methyladenine DNA glycosylase, with product MTIPLPATAWRAREAAHAERADALTAGHRARAARGEKHPIEDFLFTYYSYSPAVLRRWHPGADIELLDAAGEPRASWRWYSPGATPGGLVVDRAGMQREKAPLLTTVERILRSTAARPGSFGCFGLHEWAMVYRQDEHRHDVPLRLGRSGTDAVVEAGELRCTHIDAFRFFTPDAVPRNRFAPTRETQPDLEQPGCLHAGMDVYKWAMKLGPLVPGELLLDAFELARDIRLLDMQASPYDMRPWGAEPVRIETAEGKAEYVRRQRAFAERSNALRGQVLDAAGLTPAADRVPA from the coding sequence GTGACCATCCCGCTCCCCGCCACCGCCTGGCGCGCCCGCGAAGCCGCGCACGCCGAGCGCGCGGACGCGCTCACGGCCGGTCACCGCGCCCGGGCCGCGCGGGGTGAGAAGCACCCGATCGAGGACTTCCTCTTCACCTACTACTCCTACTCGCCCGCCGTGCTGCGCCGCTGGCATCCCGGCGCGGACATCGAACTGCTGGACGCCGCGGGCGAGCCGCGCGCCTCCTGGCGCTGGTACTCCCCCGGCGCGACGCCCGGCGGGCTCGTCGTGGACCGCGCGGGCATGCAGCGCGAGAAGGCGCCGCTCCTGACGACCGTCGAGCGGATCCTCCGCTCGACGGCGGCACGGCCGGGGAGCTTCGGCTGCTTCGGGCTGCACGAGTGGGCGATGGTCTACCGGCAGGACGAGCACCGCCACGACGTGCCGCTGCGGCTCGGCCGGAGCGGCACCGACGCCGTCGTGGAGGCCGGGGAGCTGCGCTGCACCCACATCGACGCCTTCCGGTTCTTCACTCCGGACGCGGTCCCGCGCAACCGGTTCGCGCCGACCAGGGAGACCCAGCCGGACCTGGAGCAGCCCGGCTGCCTGCACGCCGGGATGGACGTCTACAAGTGGGCGATGAAGCTCGGCCCGCTGGTCCCCGGCGAGCTCTTGCTCGACGCGTTCGAGCTCGCCCGCGACATCCGGCTGCTCGACATGCAGGCCTCGCCCTACGACATGCGGCCGTGGGGCGCGGAGCCGGTGCGGATCGAGACGGCGGAGGGCAAGGCCGAGTACGTGCGCCGCCAGCGCGCGTTCGCCGAGCGGTCGAACGCCCTGCGCGGCCAGGTGCTCGACGCGGCCGGGCTCACGCCCGCCGCGGACCGCGTTCCGGCCTAG
- a CDS encoding transglycosylase domain-containing protein, whose product MPIPDRFQNSPRLQAIDERLEPLKRFELRTPRSRNAAIVQFLALALVAAVLSALFFLPGFLGAGVAAAAGISDFNRLPAELNIGQFAQNSTVYAQQGGQQVPIAQFYAQNRRDVGWADVAQVAKDAATSAEDPRFYSEGAVDLFGTVRGALSTVVGGNVQGGSSITQQYVKNVEVEHCEGLTDQKKVQACYDDAAGVTLQRKVQEMRYAVGLEKKYSKQDILLGYLNVVGFGGQNYGIETASEYYFNTTAAKLTLPQAATLIAIVNNPSNLRIDEPNNKDNGAANGYKLTKARRDYVLDRMYINHKITLADRDAAKKTPVQPTVTPTTSGCAAAQQVNAAFFCDYVRDVILNDPAYGKTSADRWGTLNRGGLKIYTTLNLDLQQVAQQSLSKYIPASRPDIDIGGSNVSVELGTGRIVTMVQNRAFNNTDQPQPGTTAVNYNTDEAYGGSEGFQTGSTFKAFDLAGWLEGGHSLYETVNASQHTFPMSDFSSSCGTVSGPPWPVSNDEGSASRLSVMSATAQSVNTAFAMMATKTDLCSILKAAQNLGVHPAKTGAQLNSYPSMILGTNNIAPLTMATAYAGIANGGTVCTPIAIDKVVNADGTPHKVSPSTCTQGLPKNIAAGITYALQGVMRGGGTAASANPYDGTPIMGKTGTTDDSLQNWMITSTTKVAQATWVGNVSGQTPLRSLEFNGIGGGNVKFSIAKPILEALDNLYGGDSFPKPDDSVLYGSQVTVPDVSGKTPDQATALLQGLGLSVTVDQTPIPSDQPAGTVAGTNPSAGTAVDGGSSVTIQLSSGQNTGAPTPTGTPTPQPTNTPGNGKGGGAGGGTGGGAGGGTGG is encoded by the coding sequence GTGCCCATCCCGGACAGATTCCAGAATTCCCCGCGCCTTCAGGCGATCGACGAGCGTCTCGAGCCCCTCAAGCGGTTCGAGCTGCGCACTCCGCGCAGCAGGAACGCCGCGATCGTCCAGTTCCTGGCGCTCGCGCTCGTCGCTGCGGTGCTCTCCGCCTTGTTCTTTCTTCCGGGTTTCCTGGGAGCCGGCGTAGCGGCGGCTGCGGGGATCAGCGACTTCAACCGGCTGCCCGCCGAACTGAACATCGGGCAGTTCGCGCAGAACTCCACCGTCTACGCCCAGCAGGGCGGCCAGCAGGTGCCGATCGCGCAGTTCTATGCGCAGAACCGGCGCGACGTGGGCTGGGCCGACGTGGCGCAGGTCGCCAAGGACGCCGCGACCTCCGCCGAGGACCCGCGCTTCTACAGCGAGGGCGCCGTCGACCTGTTCGGCACCGTGCGCGGCGCGCTCTCAACGGTCGTCGGCGGCAACGTGCAGGGCGGCTCGTCCATCACGCAGCAGTACGTGAAGAACGTCGAGGTGGAGCACTGCGAGGGGCTCACCGACCAGAAGAAGGTGCAGGCCTGCTACGACGACGCGGCAGGCGTGACCCTGCAGCGCAAGGTCCAGGAGATGCGCTACGCGGTGGGCCTGGAGAAGAAGTACAGCAAGCAGGACATCCTGCTCGGCTACCTGAACGTCGTCGGCTTCGGCGGGCAGAACTACGGCATCGAGACGGCGTCGGAGTACTACTTCAACACCACCGCCGCCAAGCTCACCCTCCCGCAGGCGGCGACGCTGATCGCCATCGTCAACAACCCGTCGAACCTGCGGATCGACGAGCCGAACAACAAGGACAACGGCGCCGCCAACGGCTACAAGCTCACCAAGGCGCGCCGGGACTACGTGCTCGACCGCATGTACATCAACCACAAGATCACGCTGGCGGACCGGGACGCCGCCAAGAAGACGCCCGTCCAGCCCACGGTCACCCCGACCACCTCCGGCTGCGCGGCGGCCCAGCAGGTCAACGCGGCGTTCTTCTGCGACTACGTCCGCGACGTCATCCTCAACGACCCGGCCTACGGCAAGACCAGCGCCGACCGGTGGGGGACGCTCAACCGCGGCGGGCTCAAGATCTACACCACCTTGAACCTCGACCTCCAGCAGGTGGCGCAGCAGTCGCTGTCGAAGTACATCCCGGCGTCGCGGCCCGACATCGACATCGGAGGGTCGAACGTCTCCGTCGAGCTCGGCACCGGGCGCATCGTCACGATGGTGCAGAACCGGGCGTTCAACAACACCGACCAGCCGCAACCCGGCACGACCGCGGTGAACTACAACACCGACGAGGCGTACGGCGGCTCGGAGGGCTTCCAGACCGGATCGACGTTCAAGGCGTTCGACCTCGCCGGCTGGCTGGAGGGCGGCCACTCTCTCTACGAGACGGTCAACGCCTCCCAGCACACCTTCCCGATGTCCGACTTCTCCAGCAGCTGCGGCACGGTCTCCGGTCCGCCGTGGCCGGTGTCCAACGACGAGGGCTCGGCGAGCAGGCTGTCGGTGATGTCGGCGACGGCGCAGTCCGTCAACACGGCGTTCGCCATGATGGCGACCAAGACCGACCTGTGCTCGATCCTCAAGGCGGCGCAGAACCTCGGTGTTCACCCGGCCAAGACCGGCGCGCAGCTGAACTCCTACCCGTCGATGATCCTCGGCACGAACAACATCGCGCCGCTGACGATGGCGACGGCCTACGCGGGCATCGCCAACGGCGGCACCGTCTGCACGCCGATCGCGATCGACAAGGTCGTCAACGCCGATGGGACGCCGCACAAGGTGAGCCCGTCGACCTGCACGCAGGGCCTGCCGAAGAACATCGCGGCCGGCATCACCTACGCCCTCCAGGGCGTCATGCGCGGCGGCGGCACCGCCGCCAGCGCGAACCCGTACGACGGCACGCCGATCATGGGCAAGACCGGTACGACGGACGACTCGCTGCAGAACTGGATGATCACCTCCACTACGAAGGTCGCCCAGGCGACCTGGGTGGGCAACGTGTCCGGCCAGACCCCGCTGCGCAGCCTCGAGTTCAACGGCATCGGCGGCGGCAACGTCAAGTTCTCGATCGCCAAGCCGATCCTGGAGGCCCTCGACAACCTGTACGGCGGGGACTCGTTCCCGAAGCCGGACGACTCGGTGCTGTACGGCAGCCAGGTGACCGTGCCGGACGTGAGCGGCAAGACGCCGGACCAGGCCACGGCGCTGCTCCAGGGCCTCGGTCTCAGCGTGACCGTCGACCAGACCCCGATACCGAGCGACCAGCCCGCCGGAACCGTCGCCGGGACCAACCCGTCGGCGGGCACGGCCGTGGACGGCGGGTCGAGCGTCACCATCCAGCTCAGCTCCGGTCAGAACACCGGCGCACCGACGCCGACCGGCACGCCCACGCCGCAGCCGACGAACACGCCAGGGAACGGCAAGGGCGGCGGCGCAGGAGGCGGAACCGGCGGCGGCGCGGGAGGCGGCACCGGCGGCTAG
- a CDS encoding DUF2510 domain-containing protein → MTTPDAGWYTDPGDTQRVRWWDGAAWTGHVRPHPGAAAQPVQPPVQPMPPMFPPQPGLPAEPGFGAQPGFGPAGFGGQPGFGAQPGFGGQPGFGGPAYSPRPTYPMEPVAPRRADRERQMRRNNPWAYTSVLLVLIGLLINPFSILSLLGAGFSIAGLVRASTIDPAVRYNGRVTSIIGLVLGLLATGYFWFTWLRLYG, encoded by the coding sequence GTGACGACACCCGACGCCGGCTGGTACACCGACCCCGGAGACACCCAGCGCGTCCGCTGGTGGGACGGCGCGGCGTGGACGGGGCACGTGCGGCCGCACCCGGGGGCGGCGGCGCAGCCGGTGCAGCCGCCCGTGCAGCCGATGCCGCCGATGTTCCCGCCGCAGCCGGGGCTTCCCGCCGAGCCCGGCTTCGGTGCGCAGCCCGGCTTCGGCCCGGCCGGCTTCGGCGGCCAGCCCGGCTTCGGCGCGCAGCCCGGCTTCGGCGGCCAGCCCGGCTTCGGCGGCCCGGCGTACAGCCCGCGCCCGACCTACCCGATGGAGCCCGTCGCGCCGCGCCGCGCCGACCGGGAGCGGCAGATGCGCCGCAACAACCCCTGGGCCTACACGAGTGTCCTGCTGGTCCTCATCGGACTCCTCATCAATCCGTTCTCGATCCTCTCGCTGCTCGGCGCCGGCTTCTCCATCGCCGGTCTCGTCCGCGCGTCCACGATCGACCCCGCCGTGCGCTACAACGGCCGCGTGACCTCGATCATCGGCCTCGTCCTCGGCCTCCTCGCGACCGGGTACTTCTGGTTCACCTGGCTGCGGTTGTACGGGTGA
- a CDS encoding AAA family ATPase: MPENFTPESGSENSFDEFLSRYLAGERARAARSIDISRFLSRRTQELLAEAGRYALEHGHRELDSLHILRVMAGQEPAADAMRRIGVDPSAVAAAAEQRLPGSGEPIDADGASITASAQRVLFHAYQVARASGATYIDPEHLFFALVIGQDAPAGQVLQAAGVTPDSLTNAMRQSATVGAGAQGGPDEAAADSATPMLDQFGTDLTALARDGRLDPVIGRLDEIEQTIEILSRRTKNNPVLVGEAGVGKTAIVEGLARAIVAGDVPEQLRDKKVVALDLAGMVAGTRYRGDFEERLTKLMDEISAGKDELIVFVDELHTVVGAGGSGESGGMDAGNILKPRLSRGDLHLVGATTLKEYRRIEKDPALERRFQPVLVGEPSVEDAVLILDGLRSAYEEHHAVTYTPEAIRAAVELSNRYISDRFLPDKAIDLIDQAGARLRLSLGKRVDASELMQRLATLESEKNSAVAGEHYEEASRLRDEMEAVQHAIDELGKAPRHAAEAVVDEAEIAAIVSRATGIPVSRVGEADRERLAALESELHERVIGQDDAVTAVAKAVRRNRTGLGDERRPVGSFLFLGPTGVGKTELAKSLAESLFGDDKAMIRFDMSEFGERHTVARLVGAPPGYVGYDEAGQLTERVRRNPYSVVLFDEIEKAHPDVFNLLLQVLDDGRLTDGQGRTVDFRNTVVIMTSNLGSEFLASRSGALGFVPAGSDGFASDKDIRDRVMGKLREAMRPEFLNRIDEIVLFRKLDAEQLRDIVRLLLHATAARLAHRSIGFEVTDAAVQWIADAGYEPEYGARPLRRVIQREVDDRIAELVVAGSVEDGGTVVVDAADGALQVHARAVYAAA, from the coding sequence GTGCCTGAGAACTTCACCCCCGAGAGCGGCAGCGAGAACTCGTTCGACGAGTTCCTCTCGCGCTACCTCGCGGGCGAGCGCGCCCGCGCCGCGCGCTCCATCGACATCAGCCGGTTCCTCAGCCGGCGCACGCAGGAACTCCTCGCCGAGGCGGGCCGGTACGCCCTCGAGCACGGCCACCGCGAGCTGGACTCCCTGCACATCCTCCGCGTGATGGCCGGGCAGGAGCCCGCCGCCGACGCGATGCGCCGCATCGGCGTCGACCCGTCCGCGGTCGCCGCCGCGGCCGAGCAGCGCCTCCCCGGCTCCGGTGAGCCGATCGACGCCGACGGCGCCTCGATCACGGCGTCGGCCCAGCGGGTGCTGTTCCACGCCTACCAGGTGGCCCGCGCGTCCGGCGCGACCTACATCGACCCCGAGCACCTGTTCTTCGCGCTCGTGATCGGTCAGGACGCGCCCGCCGGCCAGGTCCTCCAGGCCGCGGGTGTCACCCCCGACTCGCTCACCAACGCAATGCGCCAGTCCGCGACGGTCGGCGCGGGAGCCCAGGGCGGCCCGGACGAGGCCGCGGCCGACTCCGCGACCCCGATGCTCGACCAGTTCGGCACCGACCTGACCGCGCTCGCGCGCGACGGCAGGCTGGACCCGGTCATCGGCCGGCTCGACGAGATCGAGCAGACCATCGAGATCCTGTCCCGCCGGACCAAGAACAACCCCGTCCTGGTCGGCGAGGCCGGCGTCGGCAAGACCGCGATCGTGGAGGGCCTAGCCCGCGCGATCGTGGCGGGCGACGTCCCCGAGCAGCTGCGCGACAAGAAGGTCGTCGCGCTCGACCTCGCCGGGATGGTCGCCGGCACCCGGTACCGCGGCGACTTCGAGGAGCGGCTCACGAAGCTCATGGACGAGATCAGCGCGGGCAAGGACGAGCTGATCGTGTTCGTGGACGAGCTGCACACCGTGGTCGGCGCCGGAGGGTCCGGCGAGTCCGGCGGGATGGACGCGGGCAACATCCTGAAGCCCCGGCTGTCGCGCGGCGACCTCCACCTGGTGGGGGCCACCACGCTCAAGGAGTACCGCCGCATCGAGAAGGACCCGGCGCTGGAGCGCCGTTTCCAGCCGGTGCTGGTGGGGGAGCCGAGCGTCGAGGACGCCGTGCTCATCCTCGACGGCCTGCGCTCCGCCTACGAGGAGCACCACGCCGTGACGTACACGCCGGAGGCGATCCGCGCCGCAGTGGAGCTGTCCAACCGCTACATCTCCGACCGCTTCCTGCCCGACAAGGCGATCGACCTGATCGACCAGGCCGGCGCCCGGCTGCGGCTGTCGCTCGGCAAGAGGGTCGACGCGTCCGAGCTGATGCAGCGGCTGGCGACCCTGGAGTCCGAGAAGAACTCCGCCGTCGCCGGTGAGCACTACGAGGAGGCGTCCCGCCTGCGCGACGAGATGGAGGCCGTCCAGCACGCCATCGACGAGCTCGGGAAGGCCCCGCGCCACGCGGCGGAGGCGGTCGTGGACGAAGCCGAGATCGCGGCGATCGTGTCGCGGGCGACCGGCATCCCGGTGTCCCGCGTCGGCGAGGCCGACCGCGAGCGCCTGGCCGCGCTCGAGTCGGAGCTGCACGAGCGCGTCATCGGCCAGGACGACGCGGTGACGGCCGTCGCCAAGGCGGTGCGCCGCAACCGCACCGGCCTCGGCGACGAGCGCCGTCCCGTCGGTTCGTTCCTGTTCCTCGGCCCGACCGGCGTCGGCAAGACCGAGCTGGCCAAGTCGCTGGCGGAGTCGCTGTTCGGCGACGACAAGGCGATGATCCGGTTCGACATGAGCGAGTTCGGCGAGCGCCACACGGTCGCCCGCCTGGTCGGCGCCCCTCCCGGGTACGTCGGCTACGACGAGGCCGGCCAGCTCACCGAGCGCGTGCGCCGCAACCCGTACTCGGTCGTGCTGTTCGACGAGATCGAGAAGGCGCACCCGGACGTGTTCAACCTGCTGCTGCAGGTGCTGGACGACGGCCGGCTGACGGACGGCCAGGGCCGGACGGTCGACTTCCGCAACACGGTCGTCATCATGACCTCCAACCTGGGCTCGGAGTTCCTGGCCTCCCGCAGCGGCGCCCTCGGCTTCGTGCCGGCGGGCTCCGACGGGTTCGCCTCGGACAAGGACATCCGCGACCGGGTGATGGGCAAGCTCCGCGAGGCCATGCGTCCCGAGTTCCTGAACCGCATCGACGAGATCGTGCTGTTCCGCAAGCTGGACGCCGAGCAGCTGCGCGACATCGTCCGCCTGCTGCTGCACGCGACGGCGGCGCGGCTCGCGCACCGTTCGATCGGCTTCGAGGTCACGGACGCGGCCGTGCAGTGGATCGCCGACGCCGGCTACGAGCCGGAGTACGGCGCCCGCCCGCTGCGCCGTGTCATCCAGCGCGAGGTGGACGACCGGATCGCCGAGCTGGTGGTCGCGGGCAGCGTCGAGGACGGCGGGACCGTCGTGGTGGACGCGGCCGACGGGGCGCTGCAGGTGCACGCCCGGGCGGTGTACGCCGCGGCGTGA
- a CDS encoding glycosyltransferase family 39 protein, whose product MLRPAPIRRAAPLTRPAALAALFGVLATVLSAIGSGIPSLWGDEATSIMSAQRPLPTLFAMLGRLDAVHGAYYLGLHFWGELFGFSPVSVRLPSAIAVGLATAAVVLLAARLRDVRTAVVAGLVCAILPRVAYMGEEARSFAFSAAIVAWLTVLLIAALDRDRPRAAWFAGYGALLAVGTYVFLYTALFAIVHGVIVAVSRAPRRTIRGWLIAVGAAILATAPLLIVAIGQHHQIAYLGAVQQLAPQTLFSGLWFGDSWPLAIAAWALIGVAVVTEARRRALVARAAGGGLFFGSGTRLPSLVPLALLWLVLPPAILIAVQSVVPDFTARYVSFCAPAAALLIACGVDDLMRWRRWAGVVAGVLVLALCVPVYVAERTPYAKNQSDWAEVSAAIGANAHAGDGVVFDESTKPSKLPRLAEHTYPAGFAGTKDIALDLPFAQTTSWRDSVYTVRQAAALGRFDGVGRVWLIEYAASPGSVDDYGVADLAALGFHETSTRIATHRELISLYERTP is encoded by the coding sequence ATGCTGCGGCCGGCTCCGATCCGGAGGGCCGCGCCGCTCACCCGCCCCGCGGCGCTCGCCGCGCTGTTCGGCGTGCTCGCGACGGTGCTCTCGGCGATCGGGTCCGGGATCCCATCGCTCTGGGGCGACGAGGCCACCAGCATCATGTCGGCGCAGCGGCCGCTGCCCACGCTGTTCGCGATGCTCGGCCGGCTGGACGCCGTGCACGGCGCGTACTACCTCGGCCTGCACTTCTGGGGCGAACTGTTCGGGTTCTCCCCCGTCTCCGTGCGCCTGCCCAGCGCGATCGCGGTCGGGCTGGCGACGGCCGCCGTCGTCCTCCTCGCCGCCCGCCTCCGGGACGTGCGCACGGCCGTCGTCGCCGGCCTGGTCTGCGCGATCCTCCCGCGCGTCGCCTACATGGGCGAGGAGGCCCGCTCCTTCGCGTTCTCGGCGGCGATCGTCGCGTGGCTGACCGTCCTGCTCATCGCCGCGCTCGACCGCGACCGGCCGCGGGCGGCGTGGTTCGCCGGGTACGGCGCGCTGCTCGCCGTCGGCACCTACGTCTTCCTCTACACCGCACTGTTCGCGATCGTCCACGGCGTGATCGTCGCAGTGTCGCGCGCGCCGCGGCGCACGATCCGCGGCTGGCTGATCGCCGTGGGCGCGGCGATCCTCGCCACCGCTCCGCTGCTGATCGTCGCGATCGGCCAGCACCACCAGATCGCCTACCTCGGCGCCGTGCAGCAGCTCGCGCCGCAGACGCTGTTCAGCGGCCTGTGGTTCGGCGACTCCTGGCCGCTCGCGATCGCGGCGTGGGCGCTCATCGGCGTCGCCGTCGTGACGGAGGCCCGGCGCAGGGCGCTCGTCGCGCGGGCCGCGGGCGGCGGGCTGTTCTTCGGCTCCGGGACGCGGCTCCCCTCGCTGGTGCCGCTGGCGCTGCTGTGGCTGGTGCTGCCTCCCGCGATCCTGATCGCGGTGCAGTCGGTGGTGCCCGACTTCACCGCACGGTATGTGTCGTTCTGCGCGCCGGCGGCGGCCCTCCTGATCGCGTGCGGCGTCGACGACCTGATGCGCTGGCGGCGCTGGGCGGGCGTCGTCGCCGGCGTGCTCGTCCTCGCGCTGTGCGTCCCGGTGTACGTGGCGGAGCGCACCCCGTATGCGAAGAACCAGAGCGACTGGGCGGAGGTGTCCGCCGCGATCGGTGCGAACGCGCACGCAGGCGACGGGGTCGTCTTCGACGAGTCGACCAAGCCTTCGAAGCTCCCGCGCCTCGCCGAGCACACCTACCCCGCCGGGTTCGCCGGGACGAAGGACATCGCGCTCGACCTCCCGTTCGCGCAGACCACCTCGTGGCGCGACAGCGTCTACACGGTGCGCCAGGCGGCCGCCCTCGGCCGGTTCGACGGCGTCGGCCGGGTCTGGCTGATCGAGTACGCGGCCTCCCCCGGCTCGGTCGACGACTACGGAGTGGCCGACCTCGCCGCGCTCGGCTTCCACGAGACCAGCACGCGGATCGCGACCCATCGCGAGCTGATCTCGCTGTACGAAAGGACCCCATGA
- a CDS encoding DedA family protein — MIPHALAGALVQSGSLVHTGLLDPQGLIQAAGPWALLGVCAIVFAETGLLLGFFLPGDTLLFFAGVLTLTGHIPQPLWLVIVAVAVAAIAGGEVGYLIGRKGGPAVFDRRESGLFSRASVVRTQAFFDKYGSGAVVVARFVPVVRTFAPVAAGVGRMRHGVFSVFNLIGAAVWAAAVVLIGFGLGHIPGVADFVSKYLDLVLIAIVVLSVGPVIVRAIALRRRRSRVDSEDR, encoded by the coding sequence ATGATCCCCCACGCCCTGGCCGGCGCGCTCGTCCAGTCCGGCTCCCTCGTCCACACCGGCCTCCTCGACCCGCAAGGTCTCATCCAGGCCGCCGGCCCGTGGGCGCTGCTCGGCGTCTGCGCGATCGTCTTCGCCGAGACCGGCCTCCTGCTCGGCTTCTTCCTGCCGGGCGACACCCTGCTGTTCTTCGCGGGCGTGCTGACGCTCACCGGCCACATCCCGCAGCCGCTCTGGCTGGTGATCGTCGCGGTCGCCGTCGCGGCGATCGCCGGCGGCGAGGTGGGCTACCTGATCGGACGGAAGGGCGGCCCGGCGGTCTTCGACCGGCGCGAGTCCGGCCTGTTCAGCCGGGCGAGCGTCGTGCGCACGCAAGCGTTCTTCGACAAGTACGGCAGCGGGGCCGTCGTGGTCGCCCGCTTCGTGCCGGTCGTCCGCACCTTCGCGCCGGTCGCGGCGGGCGTCGGGCGGATGCGGCACGGGGTGTTCAGCGTCTTCAACCTGATCGGCGCAGCGGTCTGGGCCGCCGCGGTCGTGCTCATCGGCTTCGGGCTCGGGCACATCCCCGGCGTCGCGGACTTCGTGTCGAAGTACCTGGACCTGGTCCTCATCGCGATCGTCGTGCTGTCGGTCGGACCGGTCATCGTCCGGGCGATCGCACTGCGCCGGCGGAGGTCGCGGGTCGACTCGGAGGATCGCTGA